The following coding sequences lie in one Apium graveolens cultivar Ventura chromosome 1, ASM990537v1, whole genome shotgun sequence genomic window:
- the LOC141715035 gene encoding putative cyclic nucleotide-gated ion channel 20, chloroplastic, producing the protein MPSSISVTVNSLDSSDQEFRKSYYRDTKSSWARRTFSSMYQYFPSSVLHPHAESVRRWNKFFIFSCVFKGFFDSLFLFLLSVKWDDKCIVVDRTMTKSSSLILHNQSHSKLSLTWYLEQMHVSEKDQVLMRCTTSISIPVNSLDSDVMDFPSSHNKDADDNWARKIFSPLYRCIPGIMHPHTKSVQIWSNFFIFVFLFAFLLQTLFIFMQRINLEENCIADYLNSWTGYGTLGTVVSVLLGLTNIFFLLHMILNFRVAYVDPESRVLVYDPKKVALNYLFGYFIIDFFLVLPIAQNILGFILETWVWSFDLVGFSGLVEVVSILQYLIVLCRILSMLADQSASIFVCKSWLSKCVINILAFFLFSHVVGSFWYYFATIRVAQCLINACGARFHQSCLTFISCSFDLSKYEPALWKEWKDNSNVTACFDPEGFEYGIYKLAVLLMRESNLSVRYLYSLSWGFQQISTLAGNQTPAFFVVEVLFIMFVGATGLLLFSLLIGNIQNFLQALGRRSLEMSVRSLDLEEWMSHRRLPQELKRQIRESERYNWLATRGVNELMLLENLPEDLQRDIRRHLFNFVENFPLFSLMEEPILDAIRERLKQKIYIKGSKVLVCGGLIDKMVFIVQGKLQSIGEDNNIVPLSEGDVCGEELITLSLEHYALIRDGKQAKILAHKLVSNRSVICLTNVEAFTLRVADLEEVTCLFSGHLIKSSHVQGNNRKDSSCRQRLPANRLKLAWRYRKKRLNH; encoded by the exons ATGCCATCATCAATATCTGTTACAGTAAATTCTCTGGACTCCAGTGACCAGGAGTTCCGTAAAAGCTATTACAGGGATACTAAAAGTAGTTGGGCAAGGAGAACTTTTTCGTCAATGTATCAATATTTTCCAAGCAGTGTCCTGCATCCTCATGCTGAAAGTGTTCGAAGATGGAACAAGTTCTTCATCTTCTCCTGTGTTTTTAAAGGTTTTTTTGACTCTCTTTTCCTTTTTCTGCTGTCGGTGAAGTGGGATGACAAGTGCATAGTGGTTGATCGGACCATGACAAAG TCATCGTCGCTGATTCTTCATAATCAGTCACATTCCAAATTAAGTCTTACCTGGTACCTTGAGCAAATGCATGTATCAGAGAAAGATCAGGTACTGATGCGTTGTACAACGTCTATTTCCATTCCAGTGAACTCTCTGGACTCCGATGTCATGGACTTCCCTAGTAGTCATAACAAAGATGCTGATGATAATTGGGCAAGGAAGATCTTTTCTCCACTTTATAGATGTATACCAGGGATCATGCATCCTCATACTaaaagtgttcagatttggagTAACTTCTTCATATTCGTGTTTTTATTTGCATTTTTGTTGCAAACACTCTTCATTTTCATGCAGCGCATAAATCTGGAAGAAAATTGCATAGCTGATTACTTAAACTCATGGACTGGTTACGGCACCTTAGGGACTGTGGTATCTGTTCTGCTAGGCCTGACAAATATATTTTTCTTACTGCACATGATTTTGAATTTTAGAGTGGCTTATGTTGATCCTGAATCTAGAGTCTTAGTTTATGATCCGAAAAAAGTAGCTCTCAACTATCTTTTTGGATACTTTATTATTGACTTTTTCTTGGTATTACCGATTGCCCAAAATATTTTAGGGTTCATACTGGAAACGTGGGTATGGTCTTTTGATCTAGTTGGGTTTTCTGGTCTAGTTGAGGTCGTATCGATTTTGCAGTATTTGATTGTGTTATGTAGAATTCTATCAATGTTGGCTGATCAGTCTGCAAGCATCTTTGTCTGCAAGTCATGGTTATCAAAGTGTGTTATAAATATTCTCGCATTTTTTCTTTTTAGTCATGTGGTCGGATCATTTTGGTATTACTTTGCAACCATAAGGGTAGCACAGTGTCTTATAAATGCATGCGGTGCACGTTTTCACCAGTCCTGCTTAACTTTTATATCTTGTAGTTTTGATCTATCCAAATATGAACCAGCATTATGGAAAGAGTGGAAGGACAACAGCAATGTTACTGCTTGTTTCGATCCAGAAGGTTTCGAGTATGGAATCTATAAGTTAGCTGTCCTTCTAATGAGAGAATCTAATCTATCAGTGAGATACTTATATTCACTGTCTTGGGGGTTTCAGCAAATTAGTACTTTGGCTGGAAATCAGACTCCAGCTTTTTTTGTGGTTGAAGTTCTCTTCATTATGTTTGTGGGTGCTACAGGTCTTTTGCTATTCTCTCTTCTCATTGGGAACATACAGAACTTTCTCCAAGCTCTAGGACGCAGGAGTTTAGAAATGTCTGTAAGGAGTTTGGATCTTGAGGAGTGGATGAGCCATCGACGGTTGCCACAGGAACTTAAAAGGCAAATACGTGAATCAGAACGGTATAATTGGCTAGCCACCAGAGGTGTGAATGAATTAATGCTATTGGAGAATCTACCTGAAGATCTTCAAAGAGATATACGTCGACACCTCTTCAATTTTGTTGAAAATTTTCCACTCTTTTCTTTAATGGAAGAACCAATCTTAGATGCTATTAGGGAAAGACTGAAACAAAAGATTTATATTAAAGGAAGCAAAGTTCTGGTTTGTGGAGGTCTTATTGATAAGATGGTTTTTATTGTTCAAGGGAAGCTTCAGAGCATCGGAGAAGATAATAACATAGTTCCTTTGTCCGAAGGAGATGTTTGTGGCGAGGAACTAATTACGTTGAGCCTTGAGCATTATGCTCTGATTAGAGATGGAAAACAGGCTAAAATTCTGGCACACAAATTGGTAAGCAATAGGTCAGTAATTTGCTTAACAAATGTCGAAGCATTCACACTCCGAGTTGCAGATTTGGAAGAAGTTACCTGTCTTTTCTCTGGGCATCTGATTAAGAGTTCTCATGTACAAGGTAACAATAGGAAGGATTCTTCTTGCAGGCAGCGGCTTCCAGCAAATCGTCTAAAACTTGCCTGGAGATATAGAAAAAAGCGGCTGAATCATTAG
- the LOC141715016 gene encoding putative cyclic nucleotide-gated ion channel 20, chloroplastic — protein MAENENRQGVRFMSRKPSSVIIPVNSPDGNELPDRPYENVKAWVRRTFSSLSQFFPGRVIHPHAKTVRIWNKFFIFLCLFTILLDSLFVFLLYANQVNKCIGVNQTLTKVFIIVRSQTGLIYLLYMLHNFRLAYFAHKSRILVDHPKRVALRYLSGHFLIDFFVVLPLFQVYMWLILEKLHLSFGAHGAAMFLAVAIVFQYMAMLYRVLQAYRFTSFIFQSWWALCVSNIFGFVFCSHLIGTGWYFLALQRVKQCLRNACGEFWCYKYVYCGHGNEIGRSGYDPTSWNRWEDNNNATACFSPGGFKYGIYLQAVNLTTEPSGAMRYIYSLFWGFQQISTLAGNQTPTLNVSEIFFTMFITTTGLLLLSLLIGDMQNFLQALGRRYLEMSVRHFEVEVWMRRRRLPGNLRKQVRESERYHYAATRGINELALLENLPQDLQRDIRRHLFKLFVKKFPILAMRDHPALDAIGERMKQTTCIKGSKLLDRGCLINKTFFIAGGELESVGEDKIAVPLSKGDVCGEELFKLGQEHSALNKNGKTLRIPAHKLVSNRTVTCLTNVRAYTVQVADIEEVFSFYSKLLFRTPLVEGVNTRKSHSKQGFRVNCVRFAWRK, from the coding sequence ATGGCTGAAAATGAAAATCGTCAGGGTGTAAGATTTATGTCCAGAAAGCCATCATCAGTAATCATTCCAGTAAACTCTCCAGACGGAAATGAGCTCCCTGATCGCCCTTATGAAAATGTTAAGGCTTGGGTAAGGAGAACTTTTTCGTCATTGTCTCAATTTTTTCCAGGCAGGGTCATTCATCCTCATGCTAAAACTGTTCGGATATGGAACAAATTCTTCATCTTCTTGTGTTTATTTACTATCCTTTTAGACTCATTGTTCGTCTTTCTGTTATACGCTAATCAGGTTAACAAGTGCATAGGGGTTAACCAAACCTTGACAAAAGTATTTATTATTGTCCGAAGCCAGACTGGTTTGATTTACTTGTTGTATATGCTTCACAACTTTAGATTAGCTTATTTTGCTCATAAATCTCGAATCTTAGTTGACCATCCGAAAAGAGTAGCTCTCAGATATCTTTCTGGACACTTTCTTATCGACTTCTTTGTGGTCTTACCACTTTTCCAAGTGTATATGTGGTTGATACTCGAAAAGCTACACCTGTCTTTTGGAGCACATGGTGCAGCAATGTTTCTGGCTGTAGCCATAGTCTTTCAGTATATGGCCATGTTATATAGAGTTCTACAAGCTTATCGGTTTACAAGCTTCATATTTCAGTCATGGTGGGCACTTTGTGTTTCAAATATTTTCGGGTTTGTTTTTTGTAGTCACTTGATCGGTACAGGCTGGTATTTCCTAGCATTGCAGAGGGTGAAACAATGTCTTAGAAATGCCTGTGGTGAGTTTTGGTGCTACAAATATGTTTATTGTGGGCACGGAAATGAAATTGGGAGATCCGGATATGATCCAACTTCATGGAATAGGTGGGAGGACAACAACAACGCTACTGCTTGTTTTAGTCCAGGCGGTTTCAAGTATGGGATTTACTTGCAAGCGGTCAATCTTACCACAGAACCTAGTGGAGCTATGAGATACATATATTCACTGTTTTGGGGGTTCCAGCAGATTAGTACATTGGCTGGAAATCAGACTCCAACTTTAAATGTATCGGAAATTTTCTTCACAATGTTCATTACTACCACGGGTCTTCTATTGTTATCTCTTCTCATTGGAGATATGCAGAACTTTCTTCAAGCCCTCGGACGAAGGTATTTAGAAATGTCAGTAAGGCATTTTGAAGTTGAGGTGTGGATGAGGCGTCGTCGGTTACCAGGAAACCTCAGAAAACAAGTGCGTGAATCAGAACGTTATCATTATGCTGCCACCAGAGGTATAAATGAACTTGCGTTACTGGAGAATCTACCCCAAGACCTTCAAAGAGATATTCGTCGACATCTATTCAAGTTATTTGTCAAGAAATTCCCAATTCTTGCTATGAGGGATCATCCCGCCTTGGATGCCATTGGGGAAAGAATGAAACAAACAACGTGTATCAAAGGAAGTAAACTTTTGGATCGCGGATGTCTAATCAACAAGACATTTTTCATAGCTGGAGGGGAGCTTGAGAGCGTTGGAGAAGATAAAATTGCAGTTCCTTTGTCCAAAGGGGACGTTTGCGGTGAAGAACTTTTTAAATTAGGCCAAGAGCATTCTGCTCTAAATAAAAATGGAAAGACATTAAGGATTCCAGCACACAAATTGGTAAGCAATAGGACAGTAACATGCTTAACAAATGTTCGAGCATACACTGTCCAAGTCGCAGATATAGAGGAAGTCTTCAGTTTTTATTCTAAGCTTCTGTTCAGAACTCCTCTAGTTGAAGGTGTCAATACGAGGAAATCTCATTCCAAGCAGGGTTTTCGAGTGAATTGTGTTAGATTTGCATGGAGAAAATGA